In Paenibacillus sp. FSL M7-0420, a single genomic region encodes these proteins:
- a CDS encoding Ger(x)C family spore germination protein, with protein MRAVKLGMALLLLFNLTGCWSKTELDKLTFIYGIFIDKGKEPGTVEVTISSPLPNRLMSGAQGGSGASDGKAYSMITKTAQTIPEAVILIQKDLSRKIEISHIKIVVVGKEYAREGIGEMLEWFKRQPEIPLGTFIMAAPGKASEIPKLSPIFEQLPDQVLSNIAQENLLFSTTIRDCMLSEASHMGYAMDYLSFGLKSDNTEKKEEYWVGVGGVMLFQEMKMRGLMNVSEGRALAWAAGNLAGHIAFPVYSIDWDDDGTGAANAIFLRNTAASSVSMTPEGPLFHVKIKGHASITYFKDSEHRDANKLSSLLLSKLEQKVAGEITAALDRIRQEGVDVLQLGMLVEWNDPAEWRKLRERWKDYYTSEARIKVTAKFVIEDFGSEK; from the coding sequence ATGAGAGCCGTCAAGCTTGGCATGGCACTGCTGCTGCTCTTCAATCTGACCGGCTGCTGGTCCAAAACGGAGCTTGATAAATTGACCTTTATCTATGGAATATTCATTGACAAAGGGAAGGAGCCGGGTACCGTTGAAGTCACAATCAGTTCGCCGCTGCCGAACCGGCTGATGTCAGGGGCCCAGGGAGGGAGCGGCGCGTCTGACGGCAAGGCTTATTCGATGATCACCAAGACAGCACAGACTATACCGGAAGCAGTAATCCTGATTCAGAAGGATCTGTCCCGAAAGATTGAGATTTCCCATATCAAGATTGTGGTCGTGGGGAAGGAGTACGCAAGGGAAGGCATTGGGGAAATGCTTGAATGGTTCAAAAGGCAACCGGAGATCCCCCTGGGAACCTTCATCATGGCTGCACCCGGCAAAGCCAGCGAGATTCCCAAATTGTCTCCGATCTTCGAACAGTTACCGGATCAGGTACTCAGCAACATTGCCCAAGAAAACCTCCTGTTCAGCACTACGATCAGAGACTGCATGCTCTCGGAGGCCTCGCATATGGGGTATGCCATGGATTATTTATCTTTTGGACTAAAGAGCGACAACACTGAGAAGAAGGAGGAGTACTGGGTTGGGGTCGGCGGTGTAATGCTGTTCCAGGAGATGAAGATGAGAGGTCTGATGAATGTCAGTGAGGGCAGAGCCTTGGCCTGGGCTGCGGGGAATCTCGCCGGACACATCGCGTTTCCGGTATATTCGATAGACTGGGATGATGACGGCACAGGAGCTGCAAATGCCATCTTCCTCAGGAACACCGCAGCTTCCTCAGTAAGCATGACCCCCGAAGGTCCGTTGTTTCATGTGAAAATAAAAGGACATGCCAGCATCACCTACTTCAAGGATTCGGAGCACCGCGATGCGAACAAGCTCAGCTCCCTGCTTCTGAGCAAGCTTGAACAGAAGGTGGCCGGAGAAATCACAGCCGCCCTAGACCGTATTCGGCAGGAGGGTGTGGATGTGCTGCAATTGGGTATGCTGGTGGAATGGAATGATCCGGCAGAGTGGAGAAAGCTGCGTGAGCGCTGGAAAGACTACTATACCTCGGAAGCCCGGATTAAGGTGACAGCGAAATTCGTTATCGAGGATTTCGGTTCAGAAAAATAA
- a CDS encoding AAA family ATPase — MNLQEATALIEAIRSNLAQVIVGKESGVNLLLTALLANGHVLLEDVPGTGKTLLAKTLARSLDCTFKRIQFTPDLLPSDLSGINYYNQKTGEFQFRPGPVFASILLADEINRATPRTQSSLLECMEERQITIDGVTHELERPFLVIATQNPVDSQGTFPLPEAQLDRFLMRITSGYPTFEEGVHILQRFRQNNPLEDTAAVATARQIQDIQRLAAEVTVSDELLAYMMRVVEATRTSPAVRLGASPRAAFALLRASQGYALIQGRSYCIPDDIKEVAVPVLAHRLILQRGPGVREGQSAEVVLQVLREIEVPAEPAVLSRGGRVE, encoded by the coding sequence ATGAATCTTCAAGAAGCAACCGCTCTAATTGAAGCGATCCGAAGTAATCTGGCACAAGTTATTGTCGGCAAAGAGAGCGGCGTGAACCTGCTGCTGACCGCCTTGCTGGCGAATGGCCATGTGCTGCTGGAGGATGTTCCCGGCACCGGAAAGACACTGCTCGCCAAAACACTGGCCCGCTCCCTGGACTGCACGTTCAAGCGGATTCAGTTCACGCCCGACCTGCTGCCGTCCGACTTAAGCGGTATCAATTACTATAATCAGAAGACCGGCGAATTTCAATTCCGCCCCGGTCCGGTGTTTGCCAGCATTCTGCTTGCGGATGAGATCAACCGGGCTACGCCGCGCACCCAGTCCAGCCTGCTGGAGTGTATGGAGGAGCGGCAGATTACGATTGACGGCGTGACGCATGAGCTGGAGCGGCCGTTCCTGGTCATTGCTACCCAGAATCCGGTGGACAGCCAGGGGACCTTTCCGCTGCCGGAAGCGCAGCTGGACCGGTTCCTCATGCGGATTACCAGCGGGTATCCGACATTTGAGGAAGGGGTACATATCCTCCAGAGATTCCGCCAGAATAACCCGCTGGAGGATACCGCTGCGGTGGCTACGGCCCGGCAGATTCAGGACATTCAACGTCTGGCTGCGGAGGTTACTGTCAGTGACGAGCTGCTCGCTTATATGATGCGCGTGGTTGAGGCTACCCGTACCTCTCCGGCGGTCCGGCTGGGAGCAAGCCCCAGGGCAGCTTTCGCCTTGCTGCGCGCTTCGCAGGGATACGCACTGATCCAGGGCAGAAGCTACTGTATCCCGGATGATATCAAAGAGGTTGCGGTTCCTGTGCTGGCGCACCGGCTGATTCTTCAGCGCGGCCCCGGAGTCCGTGAAGGCCAGTCGGCAGAGGTAGTGCTTCAGGTACTGCGTGAAATTGAGGTGCCGGCTGAACCTGCTGTCCTGTCCAGAGGCGGAAGGGTGGAGTGA
- a CDS encoding AzlD domain-containing protein, which translates to MEIRLDIAVIILGAALVTFIPRVLPLMLLSRIAIPEWGMRWLSYVPIAVMAALVAQELLVTGGRFAALSTNVELIAALPTFWVAVKTRSLLATVLTGIVTLMLLRLLF; encoded by the coding sequence ATGGAAATAAGACTCGATATTGCTGTAATCATTCTCGGAGCCGCCCTCGTCACCTTCATTCCGCGTGTCCTTCCGCTGATGCTGCTGAGCCGGATCGCTATCCCGGAATGGGGCATGCGCTGGCTAAGCTATGTGCCGATTGCTGTCATGGCTGCACTGGTTGCCCAAGAGCTGCTCGTAACCGGCGGCAGGTTCGCAGCCCTGTCCACCAATGTGGAGCTAATCGCCGCCCTCCCCACCTTCTGGGTAGCCGTCAAGACCCGCAGCCTGCTGGCTACCGTATTGACCGGTATTGTGACACTGATGCTGCTGCGTCTGCTGTTCTGA
- a CDS encoding GerAB/ArcD/ProY family transporter has translation MQTTKWQITRFSIVYLGSQSTMFLVPGLIESSGYQGWIGILAGYALALIPLFFTVQIGKLKAGAGWVVSGEEITGKWVHRMIVLLLLCWCVYYASYDIENFVLFFGSNYLRGTPPLLIQLLIGLVIMYTAHLGVTSIVYMSDGISLIFVASTMLSIYLFIQHANYAILPAFLHYHDPFIAFKDSLTVMSWLGEWVVFLFVAPELKISKSTMKKLALAGMCVMLTILLGWVMTLLNFGAYLGKELAFPYLQLVRSSSNNELLGNSDPLLIGIWSASMFIHSSFLIYVASKCAAYLTGQRAKKLLIPGLTVCSVTIAYLYSRNLARYDHDYYSFNTALVWLIVEFIPMYYFFVLMLRKKRQPQA, from the coding sequence ATGCAGACAACGAAATGGCAAATCACCAGGTTCTCTATCGTATATCTGGGCTCCCAGAGCACTATGTTTCTGGTTCCCGGCCTCATTGAATCCTCCGGCTATCAGGGGTGGATCGGAATTCTGGCCGGCTATGCCCTGGCGCTGATTCCGCTGTTCTTCACCGTTCAGATCGGGAAGCTGAAGGCCGGGGCAGGCTGGGTGGTTAGCGGCGAGGAAATTACGGGGAAATGGGTGCACCGGATGATAGTTCTCCTCCTCTTATGCTGGTGTGTCTACTATGCTTCGTATGATATCGAGAATTTTGTCCTGTTCTTCGGATCTAACTATCTGCGCGGAACACCGCCGTTGCTTATCCAGCTTCTTATAGGACTGGTCATTATGTACACGGCTCATCTCGGAGTCACCTCTATAGTGTATATGTCTGACGGCATATCGCTTATTTTCGTAGCTTCGACGATGCTGAGCATCTATCTGTTCATCCAGCATGCCAATTACGCCATTCTCCCGGCTTTTCTCCATTACCATGATCCGTTTATCGCGTTCAAGGACTCGTTAACCGTCATGTCCTGGCTGGGGGAATGGGTGGTGTTCCTGTTTGTTGCCCCGGAGCTCAAAATCAGCAAGAGCACCATGAAAAAGCTGGCCCTTGCAGGCATGTGCGTGATGCTGACGATTCTGCTGGGCTGGGTGATGACCTTGCTGAATTTCGGAGCCTATCTGGGCAAAGAGCTGGCGTTCCCCTATCTGCAGCTCGTCCGCAGCTCGTCCAACAACGAGCTTCTGGGCAATTCGGATCCCCTGCTGATCGGCATCTGGTCCGCTTCTATGTTCATTCACAGTTCATTTCTGATCTATGTAGCGAGTAAATGTGCTGCCTATCTTACCGGCCAGAGAGCGAAGAAGCTGCTGATTCCCGGCCTGACAGTCTGCTCTGTGACGATTGCCTATCTCTATTCCAGAAATCTGGCCCGGTATGATCACGACTATTACTCCTTCAATACGGCCCTTGTGTGGCTGATTGTAGAGTTTATTCCGATGTACTATTTCTTTGTGTTAATGCTCCGGAAGAAGCGGCAGCCGCAGGCATAA
- a CDS encoding DUF58 domain-containing protein, whose amino-acid sequence MSLPWFIASTFILLVLISLVYDRNALKKVSYTRYFSAKAVYAGEQVEMVEEIMNKKLLPLPWLRLESSIAKGLEFGNQENLGISSGEISQNHVSLFFLRSFRQIKRRHHITCRERGLFVLETATMTTGDLFGLSRSAKTFPLHLELLVYPGLLRFHDLPLPVHSWLGELPVKRWIVEDPFLTAGTREYSAGDSLASINWKATARTGSMQVHQKDYTADSRLVICLNVETSESMWRTVTDVQRIELGIRYAATVAEYAISHGIEVRLLSNGRLEGSGARDSVDTWSIVHTEEFLGLLARLNLDRTVPMSRLMEIEADKGEADKDYLIITCHRGAELQLAASGLSFLGNGVEWLDIPSEGGGEL is encoded by the coding sequence ATGTCGCTGCCGTGGTTCATTGCAAGCACCTTCATCCTGCTGGTCCTGATCTCGCTGGTCTATGACCGGAATGCGCTGAAGAAGGTCAGCTATACCCGTTACTTCTCTGCCAAAGCGGTGTACGCCGGTGAGCAGGTAGAGATGGTTGAGGAAATCATGAACAAGAAGCTGCTGCCGCTGCCGTGGCTGCGGCTGGAATCCAGCATAGCTAAGGGGCTTGAATTCGGTAACCAGGAGAATCTGGGCATCAGCAGCGGAGAGATTTCCCAGAATCATGTCAGCCTGTTCTTCCTGAGGTCTTTCCGCCAGATCAAACGGCGGCATCATATCACTTGCAGGGAGCGGGGGCTGTTCGTCCTGGAGACGGCAACCATGACTACCGGCGATCTGTTCGGACTGAGCCGCAGCGCCAAGACCTTCCCGCTTCATCTGGAGCTGCTGGTCTACCCCGGATTGCTGCGTTTCCATGACCTTCCGTTGCCGGTTCACAGCTGGCTTGGAGAGCTGCCGGTCAAGCGCTGGATTGTCGAAGATCCGTTCCTGACCGCCGGTACAAGAGAATACAGCGCCGGGGATTCTCTGGCGAGCATTAACTGGAAGGCGACAGCCCGTACGGGAAGTATGCAGGTGCATCAAAAGGATTACACCGCCGATTCCCGGCTGGTCATCTGCCTGAACGTGGAGACGAGCGAGTCCATGTGGAGAACGGTTACCGATGTGCAGCGAATAGAGCTGGGAATCCGCTATGCGGCAACTGTAGCCGAGTATGCGATCAGCCACGGTATTGAGGTCCGGCTGCTCAGCAATGGAAGACTGGAGGGGAGCGGGGCGAGAGATTCGGTGGACACCTGGTCCATTGTTCATACCGAGGAGTTCCTTGGCCTGCTGGCCAGACTGAATCTGGACCGGACCGTGCCGATGAGCAGGCTGATGGAGATTGAAGCGGACAAGGGTGAGGCAGATAAGGATTATCTGATCATTACCTGTCACCGGGGGGCAGAGCTGCAGCTGGCAGCTTCAGGCTTAAGCTTCCTCGGAAACGGTGTAGAGTGGCTGGATATTCCTTCTGAAGGGGGCGGTGAGCTATGA
- a CDS encoding beta-galactosidase, whose amino-acid sequence MKKPVAAERFELGVCYYPEHWPESMWADDYRRMVETGFTIVRLAEFAWSIFEPEEGVFQYDLFDRAVDMAHSYGLKVILGTPTATPPAWLTEKYPEALNVTYEGVTLQHGMRRHYNYSSPKYRELCARIVTKLAEHYGNHPGVVGWQIDNELNCEINVFYSESDHQAFRLWLQEKYVTLDKLNQAWGTVFWNQTYTSWSQVCLTRPTPSPNQPNPHQALDEKRFISDNTIHFAKIQADILRELAPNQWVTTNGLFGHLDSHELNDELLDFFSYDSYPQFSTIGFDPSEVNPMLDRGWGLSLSAVRSVSSNFCVMEQQSGPGGWVNRLDMPSPKPGQMRLWTYQSVAHGADMLLYFRWRTATMGNEIYWHGLNDYHNQPNRRVREAEQIGRELASIGQQFIGSRTQASVAIVRDYDNEWDGEYDVWHGPFMWQSNKEWFKALQRKHIPNDVLYLRSHTTLAELARYEVLVYPHPAIMTDDTAALLDQYVQQGGKLVFGCRTGYKDITGQCYMRPFPGAAQEMCGVTVEEFTLVKGTRKPTSIRWNHEPEALTGADAFNDILHVEEDSVEVMATYATDYYAGKPAVTRNTRGKGEVWYYGAVFNEPAVLQMLGSLGLVSPAADWAELPPEVELQIRATGEDASSGVAFLLNYSEEPAQIVLKTAKTDLLSGQTLSGSYTMEGFGVLVLK is encoded by the coding sequence ATGAAGAAACCTGTTGCAGCAGAACGATTTGAACTGGGCGTCTGCTATTATCCCGAGCACTGGCCTGAATCCATGTGGGCTGACGATTACCGGCGTATGGTTGAAACCGGATTCACCATTGTTCGTCTGGCTGAGTTCGCCTGGTCCATTTTTGAACCGGAGGAAGGCGTGTTTCAATACGATCTGTTTGACCGTGCGGTCGACATGGCACACAGCTACGGGCTGAAGGTTATTCTGGGAACGCCTACGGCTACTCCGCCTGCCTGGCTTACAGAGAAGTATCCTGAGGCCTTGAATGTTACTTATGAAGGTGTGACGCTACAGCACGGCATGCGCCGCCATTACAACTACAGCAGTCCCAAATACCGTGAGCTCTGTGCCCGGATTGTAACGAAGCTTGCTGAACATTACGGCAATCATCCGGGTGTTGTCGGCTGGCAGATTGACAACGAGCTGAACTGTGAGATCAATGTATTCTACTCGGAGAGTGATCATCAGGCCTTCCGCCTCTGGCTGCAGGAGAAGTATGTCACCTTGGACAAGCTTAATCAGGCTTGGGGCACGGTGTTCTGGAATCAGACCTATACGAGCTGGTCACAGGTCTGCCTCACCCGGCCTACTCCTTCACCGAATCAGCCGAATCCGCACCAGGCTCTGGATGAGAAGCGCTTCATCTCTGATAACACCATCCATTTCGCCAAAATCCAGGCAGATATCCTTCGGGAATTGGCCCCTAACCAGTGGGTTACCACGAACGGGCTGTTCGGACATCTGGACAGCCATGAGCTGAATGACGAGCTGCTGGATTTCTTCAGCTATGACTCGTATCCGCAGTTCTCCACCATCGGTTTCGATCCGTCTGAGGTGAACCCGATGCTTGACCGCGGCTGGGGACTGTCCCTGTCAGCAGTACGTTCGGTCAGCAGCAATTTCTGTGTCATGGAGCAGCAATCCGGTCCGGGGGGCTGGGTCAACCGGCTGGACATGCCTTCACCGAAGCCGGGACAGATGCGGCTGTGGACCTACCAGTCGGTCGCCCACGGCGCTGATATGCTGCTCTATTTCCGCTGGCGGACCGCCACCATGGGCAATGAGATCTATTGGCATGGCTTGAACGACTACCATAACCAGCCTAACCGGCGGGTAAGAGAAGCGGAGCAGATCGGCCGCGAGCTGGCAAGCATCGGGCAGCAGTTCATCGGCAGCCGGACTCAGGCGAGCGTTGCTATCGTGCGTGATTATGACAATGAGTGGGACGGGGAATATGATGTCTGGCATGGCCCGTTCATGTGGCAGAGCAACAAGGAATGGTTCAAGGCTCTGCAGCGGAAGCATATTCCGAATGACGTTCTGTACCTGCGCAGCCATACAACCCTTGCAGAGCTTGCCCGTTATGAAGTGCTGGTCTACCCGCATCCGGCGATTATGACCGATGATACGGCGGCCCTGCTGGACCAGTATGTGCAACAAGGCGGAAAGCTGGTCTTCGGCTGCCGCACAGGCTACAAGGATATTACCGGACAATGCTACATGCGGCCTTTTCCCGGAGCGGCACAGGAGATGTGCGGGGTAACCGTGGAAGAATTCACGCTGGTCAAAGGAACACGCAAGCCTACCTCCATCCGCTGGAATCATGAACCTGAGGCGCTGACCGGTGCAGATGCCTTCAATGATATCCTGCATGTGGAAGAGGACAGTGTGGAGGTCATGGCAACCTATGCGACCGACTACTATGCCGGCAAGCCGGCGGTAACCCGCAACACCCGGGGCAAAGGCGAAGTATGGTATTACGGCGCCGTGTTCAATGAGCCTGCTGTGCTGCAGATGCTTGGCAGCCTGGGACTGGTCTCGCCAGCCGCCGATTGGGCGGAGCTGCCGCCAGAGGTTGAACTTCAGATTCGTGCCACGGGGGAAGACGCCTCTTCCGGTGTCGCCTTCCTGCTCAACTACAGCGAAGAACCGGCACAGATTGTGCTTAAGACAGCCAAGACGGATCTCTTAAGCGGCCAGACCCTGTCGGGCAGCTATACGATGGAAGGATTTGGCGTACTGGTCTTGAAATAA
- a CDS encoding AzlC family ABC transporter permease, which produces MKPESIHQEPLSGGSLVTDSPSVPECSETFWQGVKDCLPTLLGYLSIGFAAGVVEKTAGLTLAEIAMISIILYAGSAQFIAAGMIAAGSSASGIVITILLVNLRHLLLSAALSPYFRHLTPLRNLLIGSLLTDETFGVAIQKSAARKQISERWMHGLNITAYLNWFLANIAGAILGQWISSPEKWGLDFALPAMFIGLLVLTIMGRRKYRLDITVGLAAVVVAVLVSVLWSPSMGVIAAALVASTIGVVMEQWK; this is translated from the coding sequence ATGAAGCCAGAATCCATCCATCAGGAGCCGCTATCCGGCGGCAGCCTGGTTACAGATAGCCCAAGTGTGCCGGAGTGCAGCGAAACGTTCTGGCAAGGGGTCAAGGACTGCCTCCCCACTCTGCTCGGATACTTAAGCATCGGGTTCGCCGCAGGCGTTGTGGAGAAAACAGCGGGGCTGACCCTTGCCGAAATCGCCATGATCTCCATCATCCTGTACGCCGGTTCGGCCCAGTTCATTGCCGCTGGCATGATTGCCGCCGGGAGCAGCGCCTCCGGTATTGTCATTACGATTCTGCTGGTTAACCTGCGGCATCTGCTGTTAAGCGCAGCATTGTCGCCTTACTTCCGCCACCTGACCCCGCTGCGCAACCTGCTGATCGGCTCACTGCTCACAGATGAGACCTTCGGCGTAGCCATTCAGAAGAGCGCCGCAAGGAAGCAGATCAGCGAGAGATGGATGCACGGCCTGAATATTACCGCTTATCTGAACTGGTTCCTGGCCAATATCGCCGGCGCTATTCTCGGCCAATGGATATCCAGCCCCGAGAAGTGGGGACTGGATTTCGCCTTGCCGGCTATGTTCATCGGGCTGCTGGTCCTGACCATTATGGGACGGCGCAAGTATAGACTGGATATCACTGTCGGCTTAGCGGCTGTTGTTGTTGCCGTACTCGTCTCTGTGCTGTGGTCGCCCAGCATGGGCGTCATAGCTGCTGCGCTGGTAGCCTCAACGATTGGAGTCGTGATGGAACAATGGAAATAA